One Triticum dicoccoides isolate Atlit2015 ecotype Zavitan chromosome 4B, WEW_v2.0, whole genome shotgun sequence genomic window carries:
- the LOC119295902 gene encoding beta-adaptin-like protein C, which yields MSGHDSKYFSTTKKGEIPELKEELNSQYKDKRKDAVKKVIAAMTVGKDVSSLFTDVVNCMQTENLELKKLVYLYLINYAKSQPDLAILAVNTFVKDSQDPNPLIRALAVRTMGCIRVDKITEYLCDPLQRCLKDDDPYVRKTAAICVAKLYDINAELVEDRGFLEALKDLISDNNPMVVANAVAALAEIQDSSARPIFEITSHTLTKLLTALNECTEWGQVFILDSLSRYKATDARDAENIVERVTPRLQHANCAVVLSAVKIILLQMELITSTDVVRNLCKKMAPPLVTLLSAEPEIQYVALRNINLIVQKRPTILAHEIKVFFCKYNDPIYVKMEKLEIMIKLASDRNIDQVLLEFKEYATEVDVDFVRKAVRAIGRCAIKLERAAERCISVLLELIKIKVNYVVQEAIIVIKDIFRRYPNTYESIIATLCESLDTLDEPEAKASMIWIIGEYAERIDNADELLESFLDTFPEEPALVQLQLLTATVKLFLKKPTEGPQQMIQAVLNNATVETDNPDLRDRAYIYWRLLSTDPEAAKDVVLAEKPVISDDSNQLDSSLLDELLANISTLSSVYHKPPEAFVSRVKAAPRADDEEFADAGETGYSESPSQGVDGASPSSSTGTSSNVPVKQPAAAAPAVAAPIPDLLGDLMGLDNALVPVDEPTASSGPPLPVVLPSTTGQGLQISAQLVRRDGQIYYDISFENGTQGVLDGFMIQFNKNTFGLAAGGPLQVPPLQPGSSARTLLAMVFSQNVSPGAPNSLLQVAVKNNQQPVWYFSDKGSLHVFFGEDGKMERTSFLEAWKSLPDDNEFSKEYPNSVISSIDATVEHLAASNVFFIAKRKNANMDVLYLSAKIPRGIPFLIELTAAVGVPGAKCAVKTPNREFVPLFFEAMESLIN from the exons ATGAGCGGGCACGACTCCAAGTACTTCTccaccaccaaaaagggggagatccccgagctcaaggaggagctcaactcCCAGTACAAG GACAAGAGAAAAGATGCTGTCAAGAAAGTGATTGCAGCGATGACCGTTGGAAAAGATGTCTCATCATTGTTTACGGATGTCGTGAACTGTATGCAGACTGAGAACTTGGAGCTGAAAAAACTAGTATATTTATATCTCATCAACTATGCTAAAAGTCAACCAGATCTAGCGATACTTGCCGTGAACACATTTGTTAAG GATTCACAAGATCCAAATCCACTGATTCGTGCTTTGGCTGTGAGGACAATGGGTTGCATCCGTGTAGACAAAATCACAGAGTATCTGTGCGACCCTCTTCAAAGATGCCTCAAG GACGATGATCCATATGTGCGGAAGACAGCAGCTATTTGTGTTGCTAAGCTTTATGATATAAATGCTGAGCTAGTGGAGGACAGAGGATTTCTAGAGGCCCTCAAAGACTTAATTTCTGACAATAATCCTATGGTGGTTGCAAATGCTGTTGCTGCTCTGGCAGAGATTCAAGACAGTAGTGCTCGTCCGATCTTTGAGATCACCAGCCATACATTGACAAAGCTTCTGACTGCTCTGAATGAATGCACAGA GTGGGGACAAGTTTTCATTCTTGATTCTCTGTCAAGGTACAAAGCAACAGATGCAAGGGACGCAGAAAATATAGTGGAACGAGTTACACCCCGTCTTCAACATGCAAACTGTGCAGTTGTTCTTTCTGCTGTCAAG ATAATCCTTCTACAAATGGAGCTCATTACAAGCACTGATGTTGTCCGGAATCTCTGCAAAAAAATGGCACCCCCTTTGGTTACTCTACTGTCGGCAGAGCCCGAGATTCAGTATGTAGCATTGAGAAATATCAATCTGATTGTTCAAAAAAGGCCTACAATACTTGCACATGAAATTAAG GTCTTCTTTTGCAAGTACAATGACCCAATATATGTCAAGATGGAAAAGTTAGAGATTATGATAAAGCTTGCGTCAGATAGGAACATTGATCAG GTGCTATTGGAGTTCAAAGAGTACGCCACAGAGGTTGATGTTGACTTTGTGAGGAAAGCTGTACGTGCGATTGGAAGATGTGCAATTAAGTTGGAGAGAGCTGCTGAAAGGTGCATCAGTGTCTTGCTTGAGCTGATCAAAATAAAGGTTAATTATGTCGTACAGGAAGCTATCATTGTTATCAAAGACATCTTTAGACGCTATCCTAACAC ATATGAGTCTATCATCGCAACACTTTGTGAAAGTTTGGACACTTTAGATGAACCAGAGGCTAAG GCATCAATGATTTGGATAATTGGAGAATATGCCGAAAGAATTGACAACGCTGATGAACTCCTTGAGAGTTTCTTGGATACATTCCCAGAAGAACCAGCATTAGTTCAACTGCAGTTGCTAACAGCGACTGTTAAGTTGTTTCTTAAGAAGCCAACTGAGGGGCCCCAGCAGATGATACAG GCTGTTCTCAATAATGCAACAGTTGAAACAGACAATCCTGATCTGCGTGATCGAGCTTACATATACTGGCGACTTCTTTCTACTGATCCCGAG GCAGCAAAAGATGTTGTTCTGGCAGAGAAGCCTGTGATCAGCGATGACTCTAACCAGCTTGACTCTTCGCTTCTTGATGAGTTATTAGCAAACATTTCTACATTATCATCAGTTTATCACAAGCCCCCAGAAGCCTTTGTTAGCCGTGTTAAGGCAGCTCCTAGGGCGGATGATGAGGAGTTTGCTGATGCTGGAGAAACTGGGTATTCGGAGTCACCATCTCAGGGAGTGGATGGGGCATCACCGTCCTCTAGTACTGGCACTTCATCAAATGTACCAGTGAAGCAGCCGGCAGCTGCAGCCCCAGCAGTTGCTGCTCCGATCCCAGATCTCCTAGGTGATTTAATGGGTTTGGATAATGCCCTGGTTCCTGTTGACGAACCTACAGCATCTTCAGG ACCTCCACTGCCTGTTGTACTGCCTTCAACCACTGGCCAAGGTCTCCAGATCAGTGCGCAACTGGTGCGACGGGATGGCCAGATATACTATGATATATCTTTTGAGAATGGGACCCAGGGTGTATTAGATGGATTTATGATTCAGTTTAACAAGAACACATTTGGTCTTGCAGCCGGTGGACCACTTCAG GTTCCTCCACTCCAACCTGGGTCCTCAGCCAGGACGCTCCTAGCTATGGTTTTCTCCCAGAATGTCTCTCCTGGAGCACCGAACTCGCTACTGCAGGTTGCAGTGAAGAATAATCAGCAACCTGTGTGGTATTTCAGTGACAAAGGTTCGCTGCATGTCTTCTTTGGTGAAGATGGCAAAATGGAGCGAACGAGTTTTCTTGAG GCCTGGAAATCTTTACCTGATGACAATGAATTTTCAAAAGAATACCCCAATTCTGTCATCAGCAGCATAGATGCCACCGTTGAACACCTTGCAGCATCAAATGTGTTCTTTATTGCCAAGCGGAAAAATGCAAACATGGATGTGCTGTATCTGTCTGCGAAGATCCCCCGTGGGATTCCATTTCTGATAGAGCTTACTGCTGCTGTTGGTGTTCCTGGTGCCAAGTGTGCAGTCAAGACTCCAAACAGGGAGTTTGTGCCTCTATTCTTTGAAGCTATGGAGTCTCTTATCAATTAA